One genomic segment of Bos javanicus breed banteng chromosome 23, ARS-OSU_banteng_1.0, whole genome shotgun sequence includes these proteins:
- the LOC133237010 gene encoding histone H2B type 1-N, which yields MPEPSKSAPAPKKGSKKAVTKAQKKDGKKRKRSRKESYSVYVYKVLKQVHPDTGISSKAMGIMNSFVNDIFERIAGEASRLAHYNKRSTITSREIQTAVRLLLPGELAKHAVSEGTKAVTKYTSSK from the coding sequence ATGCCTGAACCCTCGAAGTCCGCTCCGGCCCCGAAGAAGGGCTCCAAGAAGGCAGTGACCAAGGCGCAGAAGAAGGACGGCAAGAAGCGCAAGCGCAGCCGCAAGGAGAGCTACTCCGTGTACgtgtacaaggtgctgaagcaGGTCCACCCGGACACCGGCATCTCGTCCAAGGCCATGGGCATCATGAATTCGTTCGTGAACGATATTTTCGAGCGCATCGCGGGCGAGGCGTCGCGCCTGGCTCACTACAACAAGCGCTCGACcatcacatccagggagatccagacgGCCGTGCGCCTGCTGCTTCCCGGAGAACTGGCCAAGCACGCCGTGTCTGAGGGCACCAAGGCCGTCACCAAGTACACCAGTTCTAAGTGA
- the LOC133236993 gene encoding histone H3.1 has translation MARTKQTARKSTGGKAPRKQLATKAARKSAPATGGVKKPHRYRPGTVALREIRRYQKSTELLIRKLPFQRLVREIAQDFKTDLRFQSSAVMALQEACEAYLVGLFEDTNLCAIHAKRVTIMPKDIQLARRIRGERA, from the coding sequence ATGGCTCGTACAAAGCAGACGGCTCGCAAGTCCACCGGCGGCAAGGCGCCGCGCAAACAGCTCGCCACCAAGGCGGCTCGCAAGAGCGCTCCGGCCACTGGCGGCGTGAAGAAGCCGCACCGCTACCGGCCCGGCACGGTAGCTCTGCGCGAGATTCGCCGTTACCAGAAGTCCACGGAGCTGCTGATCCGCAAGCTGCCTTTCCAGCGGCTGGTACGCGAGATCGCGCAGGACTTCAAGACCGACCTGCGTTTCCAGAGCTCGGCCGTGATGGCGCTGCAGGAGGCGTGCGAGGCCTATCTGGTGGGGCTCTTCGAAGACACCAACCTGTGTGCCATCCACGCCAAGCGCGTCACTATCATGCCCAAGGACATCCAGCTTGCTCGCCGCATCCGCGGGGAGAGGGCATAA
- the LOC133237030 gene encoding uncharacterized protein LOC133237030: MSGRGKGGKGLGKGGAKRHRKVLRDNIQGITKPAIRRLARRGGVKRISGLIYEETRGVLKVFLENVIRDAVTYTEHAKRKTVTAMDVVYALKRQGRRALTSVLGGWHYLPMARTKQTARKSTGGKAPRKQLATKAARKSAPATGGVKKPHRYRPGTVALREIRRYQKSTELLIRKLPFQRLVREIAQDFKTDLRFQSSAVMALQEACEAYLVGLFEDTNLRAFSIFWVYAMSGRGKGGKGLGKGGAKRHRKVLRDNIQGITKPAIRRLARRGGVKRISGLIYEETRGVLKVFLENVIRDAVTYTEHAKRKTVTAMDVVYALKRQGRTLYGFGG; encoded by the exons ATGTCTGGTCGTGGCAAGGGCGGTAAGGGCCTCGGGAAAGGGGGTGCTAAGCGCCACCGCAAGGTTCTTCGTGACAACATCCAGGGCATCACCAAGCCCGCCATTCGTCGTCTGGCTCGTCGTGGTGGCGTGAAGCGGATCTCCGGTCTCATCTATGAGGAGACTCGTGGGGTGCTGAAGGTGTTCCTGGAAAATGTGATTCGGGACGCGGTCACATACACCGAGCACGCCAAGCGCAAAACTGTTACCGCCATGGATGTGGTGTACGCGCTGAAGCGCCAGGGAC GGCGGG CGCTCACATCAGTGTTAGGCGGTTGGCACTACTTACCAATGGCTCGCACTAAGCAGACGGCTCGGAAGTCCACCGGCGGCAAGGCGCCGCGCAAACAGCTCGCCACCAAGGCGGCTCGCAAGAGCGCGCCGGCCACCGGCGGCGTGAAGAAGCCGCATCGCTACCGGCCTGGCACGGTAGCTCTGCGTGAGATTCGCCGTTACCAGAAGTCCACGGAGCTGCTGATCCGCAAGCTGCCGTTCCAGCGGCTGGTGCGCGAGATCGCGCAGGACTTCAAGACCGACCTGCGCTTCCAGAGCTCGGCCGTGATGGCGCTGCAGGAGGCGTGCGAGGCCTATCTGGTGGGGCTCTTCGAAGACACCAACCT TCGGGCTTTTTCGATTTTCTGGGTTTACGCCATGTCTGGTCGCGGCAAAGGCGGAAAGGGTCTGGGCAAAGGAGGCGCTAAGCGCCACCGCAAAGTCCTTCGTGATAACATCCAGGGCATTACCAAGCCTGCTATTCGGCGCCTGGCTCGTCGTGGTGGTGTGAAGCGTATCTCCGGGCTCATCTACGAGGAGACCCGCGGGGTGCTGAAGGTGTTCCTGGAGAACGTGATCCGCGACGCGGTCACCTACACCGAGCACGCCAAGCGCAAGACTGTCACCGCCATGGACGTGGTCTACGCGCTCAAGCGACAGGGCCGCACCCTCTACGGCTTCGGCGGCTGA
- the H1-5 gene encoding histone H1.5: protein MSETAPAETAAPAPVEKSPAKKKATKKTASGGAAKRKATGPPVSELITKAVAASKERNGLSLAALKKALAAGGYDVEKNNSRIKLGLKSLVSKGTLVQTKGTGASGSFKLNKKAAAGEAKPKAKKAGAAKAKKPAGATPKKPKKAAGAKKTVKKTPKKAKKPAASGVKKVAKSPKKAKTAAKPKKAAKSPAKPKAVKPKAAKPKTSKPKAAKPKAAKAKKAAPKKK, encoded by the coding sequence ATGTCGGAGACCGCTCCTGCAGAAACGGCCGCCCCGGCGCCGGTGGAGAAGTCTCCTGCCAAGAAGAAAGCAACCAAGAAGACCGCGAGCGGTGGAGCGGCGAAGCGCAAGGCTACCGGGCCCCCAGTTTCCGAGCTGATCACTAAGGCTGTCGCCGCCTCCAAAGAGCGCAATGGCCTTTCTTTGGCTGCGCTCAAGAAGGCGCTAGCAGCCGGTGGCTACGATGTGGAGAAGAACAATAGCCGCATCAAGCTGGGTCTCAAGAGCCTGGTGAGCAAGGGCACCCTGGTGCAGACCAAGGGCACCGGGGCTTCCGGCTCTTTCAAGCTCAACAAGAAGGCGGCTGCCGGGGAAGCCAAGCCCAAAGCCAAGAAAGCAGGGGCTGCTAAAGCGAAGAAACCCGCAGGGGCCACCCCTAAGAAACCCAAGAAGGCTGCAGGAGCAAAGAAAACCGTTAAGAAGACGCCTAAGAAGGCGAAAAAGCCCGCGGCCTCTGGTGTCAAAAAAGTGGCCAAGAGCCCCAAGAAGGCCAAAACTGCGGCAAAGCCAAAGAAGGCTGCTAAGAGCCCCGCGAAGCCCAAGGCAGTGAAGCCAAAAGCGGCGAAACCCAAAACCTCCAAGCCTAAGGCAGCAAAACCCAAAGCTGCAAAGGCGAAGAAGGCGGCTCCTAAGAAGAAGTAG
- the LOC133237001 gene encoding histone H2A type 1, with protein MSGRGKQGGKARAKAKTRSSRAGLQFPVGRVHRLLRKGNYAERVGAGAPVYLAAVLEYLTAEILELAGNAARDNKKTRIIPRHLQLAIRNDEELNKLLGKVTIAQGGVLPNIQAVLLPKKTESHHKAKGK; from the coding sequence ATGTCTGGACGTGGTAAGCAGGGCGGCAAAGCTCGCGCCAAGGCCAAGACCCGCTCTTCGCGGGCCGGGCTCCAGTTCCCCGTAGGCCGAGTGCACCGCCTGCTCCGCAAGGGTAACTACGCTGAGCGGGTCGGGGCCGGGGCCCCGGTGTACCTGGCGGCGGTGCTGGAATACCTGACAGCCGAGATCTTAGAGCTGGCGGGCAACGCGGCCCGGGACAACAAGAAGACGCGCATCATCCCGCGTCACCTGCAGCTGGCCATCCGCAACGACGAGGAGCTCAACAAGCTGCTGGGCAAAGTCACCATCGCTCAGGGTGGTGTCCTGCCCAACATCCAGGCGGTGCTGCTGCCCAAGAAGACCGAGAGCCACCACAAGGCCAAGGGCAAGTAA
- the LOC133237004 gene encoding histone H2A type 1: MSGRGKQGGKARAKAKTRSSRAGLQFPVGRVHRLLRKGNYAERVGAGAPVYLAAVLEYLTAEILELAGNAARDNKKTRIIPRHLQLAIRNDEELNKLLGKVTIAQGGVLPNIQAVLLPKKTESHHKAKGK, from the coding sequence ATGTCTGGACGTGGCAAACAAGGCGGCAAAGCTCGCGCCAAGGCCAAGACCCGCTCCTCGCGGGCCGGGCTCCAGTTCCCCGTAGGCCGAGTGCACCGCCTGCTCCGCAAGGGTAACTACGCTGAGCGGGTCGGGGCCGGGGCCCCGGTGTACCTGGCGGCGGTGCTGGAGTACCTGACAGCCGAGATCTTAGAGCTGGCGGGCAACGCGGCCCGGGACAACAAGAAGACGCGCATCATCCCGCGTCACCTGCAGCTGGCCATCCGCAACGACGAGGAGCTCAACAAGCTGCTGGGCAAAGTCACCATCGCTCAGGGTGGTGTCCTGCCCAACATCCAGGCGGTGCTGCTGCCCAAGAAGACTGAGAGCCATCACAAAGCTAAAGGCAAATAA
- the LOC133237013 gene encoding histone H2B type 1-C/E/F/G/I translates to MPEPAKSAPAPKKGSKKAVTKAQKKDGKKRKRSRKESYSVYVYKVLKQVHPDTGISSKAMGIMNSFVNDIFERIAGEASRLAHYNKRSTITSREIQTAVRLLLPGELAKHAVSEGTKAVTKYTSSK, encoded by the coding sequence ATGCCTGAGCCAGCTAAGTCCGCTCCGGCCCCGAAGAAGGGCTCCAAGAAGGCAGTGACCAAGGCGCAGAAGAAGGACGGCAAGAAGCGCAAGCGCAGCCGCAAGGAGAGCTACTCCGTGTACgtgtacaaggtgctgaagcaagtCCACCCGGACACCGGCATCTCGTCCAAGGCCATgggcatcatgaactccttcgtcAACGACATCTTCGAGCGCATCGCGGGCGAGGCGTCGCGCCTGGCGCATTACAACAAGCGTTCGACcatcacatccagggagatccagaccgcCGTTCGCCTGCTGTTGCCcggggagctggccaagcacgccGTGTCCGAGGGCAccaaggctgtcaccaagtacaCCAGCTCCAAGTGA
- the LOC133237022 gene encoding histone H2B type 1-C/E/F/G/I, translating to MPEPAKSAPAPKKGSKKAVTKAQKKDGKKRKRSRKESYSVYVYKVLKQVHPDTGISSKAMGIMNSFVNDIFERIAGEASRLAHYNKRSTITSREIQTAVRLLLPGELAKHAVSEGTKAVTKYTSSK from the coding sequence ATGCCGGAGCCAGCCAAGTCTGCTCCGGCCCCGAAGAAGGGCTCCAAGAAGGCAGTGACCAAGGCGCAGAAGAAGGACGGCAAGAAGCGCAAGCGCAGCCGCAAGGAGAGCTACTCCGTGTACgtgtacaaggtgctgaagcaGGTCCACCCGGACACCGGCATCTCGTCCAAGGCCATgggcatcatgaactccttcgtcAACGACATCTTCGAGCGCATCGCGGGCGAGGCGTCGCGCCTGGCTCACTACAACAAGCGTTCGACcatcacatccagggagatccagacgGCCGTGCGCCTGCTGCTTCCCGGAGAACTGGCCAAGCACGCCGTGTCTGAGGGCACCAAGGCcgtcaccaagtataccagctccaagtgA
- the LOC133237003 gene encoding histone H2A type 1-D, which produces MSGRGKQGGKARAKAKTRSSRAGLQFPVGRVHRLLRKGNYSERVGAGAPVYLAAVLEYLTAEILELAGNAARDNKKTRIIPRHLQLAIRNDEELNKLLGKVTIAQGGVLPNIQAVLLPKKTESHHKAKGK; this is translated from the coding sequence ATGTCTGGTCGTGGCAAGCAAGGAGGCAAGGCTCGTGCAAAGGCCAAGACCCGCTCCTCGCGGGCCGGGCTCCAGTTCCCCGTGGGCCGAGTGCACCGGCTGCTCCGCAAGGGTAACTACTCCGAGCGGGTTGGGGCCGGGGCCCCGGTGTACCTGGCGGCGGTGCTGGAGTACCTGACAGCCGAGATCTTAGAGCTGGCGGGCAACGCGGCCCGGGACAACAAGAAGACCCGCATCATCCCGCGTCACCTGCAGCTGGCCATCCGCAACGACGAAGAGCTCAACAAGCTGCTGGGCAAAGTCACCATCGCTCAGGGTGGTGTCCTGCCCAACATCCAGGCGGTGCTGCTGCCCAAGAAGACCGAGAGCCACCACAAGGCCAAGGGCAAGTAG